A single window of Granulicella mallensis MP5ACTX8 DNA harbors:
- a CDS encoding type II toxin-antitoxin system Phd/YefM family antitoxin encodes MRSVSIQELEEHTAELVAEVEAGNRLTLIRGGKTVAEIVPPATVAPIWESEEQRLNAIEEFMNILHKGYDLGGFKITDRDALYDRD; translated from the coding sequence CAGGAACTCGAAGAACACACCGCCGAACTCGTCGCCGAGGTCGAAGCCGGCAACCGCCTTACGCTCATTCGCGGTGGAAAGACGGTAGCTGAGATCGTGCCCCCCGCAACTGTTGCTCCTATTTGGGAGAGCGAAGAGCAGCGTCTGAACGCAATTGAAGAGTTTATGAATATTCTCCACAAAGGCTACGACCTCGGCGGCTTCAAAATCACCGATCGTGATGCTCTCTATGACCGCGACTAG
- a CDS encoding PIN domain-containing protein, protein MTATSRFTVDTNILIYAVDRSDQAKHMIAEKIVRILIARRAKLPLQCLNEFYRATTRKRLLQPVEAEMIVRKYMLFTDIEAATPEDLLQAMSLHQQDNLQFFDSLLICSAIRTGCTILFSEDFQNGRTFGSLTVHNPFTMEDAELHLLLS, encoded by the coding sequence ATGACCGCGACTAGCCGCTTCACAGTCGACACTAACATTCTTATTTACGCTGTTGATCGCTCAGATCAAGCAAAGCACATGATCGCAGAAAAGATCGTGCGTATTCTCATCGCCAGGCGCGCTAAATTACCCCTGCAGTGCCTCAACGAGTTTTACAGAGCAACAACGCGTAAACGGCTTCTACAACCAGTAGAAGCCGAAATGATTGTACGGAAGTACATGCTTTTTACCGATATCGAAGCTGCTACCCCAGAAGATCTTCTTCAGGCAATGTCTTTGCATCAACAGGACAATCTTCAATTCTTCGACTCCCTTCTCATCTGTTCTGCAATCCGTACGGGCTGCACCATCCTCTTCAGTGAAGATTTCCAAAATGGTCGTACCTTCGGCTCGCTCACCGTCCACAATCCGTTCACGATGGAGGATGCGGAACTCCATCTCCTTCTCAGTTAG
- a CDS encoding regulatory protein RecX, producing the protein MAFGKSKSARPPLDQAELLEYAVKSLASKMKSERDLRNRMKDRAEPGEAGVEAMDAVIAKLKELGYLSDERFAADYTRMRQENEKFGKRRVQQGLMQKGIATELTNKTLTAAYDEVDEVALAKQYVERKRMKKPEGDKEVARAMRRLVGAGFSVGTVWKVLRGWGADVEEVDVVEDSGE; encoded by the coding sequence GTGGCATTTGGCAAATCAAAATCGGCGAGACCTCCCCTGGATCAGGCGGAGTTGCTGGAGTACGCCGTGAAGTCGCTCGCCTCGAAGATGAAGAGCGAGCGCGATCTGCGCAACCGCATGAAAGACCGCGCTGAGCCCGGCGAGGCGGGCGTCGAGGCCATGGACGCCGTCATCGCGAAGTTGAAGGAGCTGGGGTATCTCAGCGATGAGCGCTTTGCTGCCGACTACACCCGCATGCGCCAGGAGAACGAAAAGTTCGGCAAGCGGCGCGTGCAGCAGGGACTGATGCAAAAAGGCATTGCAACCGAGCTGACCAACAAGACCCTCACTGCGGCCTATGACGAGGTCGATGAGGTCGCGCTGGCGAAGCAATACGTCGAGCGCAAACGCATGAAGAAGCCTGAGGGAGACAAGGAAGTTGCGCGCGCGATGCGCCGCCTGGTGGGCGCGGGGTTCAGCGTGGGGACGGTGTGGAAGGTGCTGCGCGGTTGGGGCGCGGACGTCGAAGAAGTAGATGTAGTGGAAGACAGCGGTGAATAA